From the Daucus carota subsp. sativus chromosome 8, DH1 v3.0, whole genome shotgun sequence genome, one window contains:
- the LOC108200055 gene encoding probable aquaporin TIP2-2, whose translation MVKLAIGSVGDSLSAVSLKSYLAEFIATLLFVFAGVGSAIAYGHLTADAALDPAGLVAIAIAHAFALFVGVSMAANISGGHLNPAVTLGLAIGGNITIITGLFYWIAQCLGSTVACFLLKFVTAGKAIPTHGVGAGLGAAEGVVFEIVITFALVYTVYATAADPKKGSLGTIAPIAIGFIVGANILAAGPFSGGSMNPARSFGPAVASFDFSGHWIYWVGPLIGGGLAGLVYGDVFIGSYAPIAEDYA comes from the exons atggtGAAGCTTGCAATTGGCAGCGTTGGTGACTCTCTGAGTGCAGTGTCACTCAAGTCTTATTTGGCTGAGTTCATTGCCACTCTGCTCTTTGTTTTTGCTGGAGTTGGATCCGCCATTGCTTACG GGCACCTAACGGCGGATGCAGCATTGGACCCGGCTGGTTTGGTAGCCATAGCCATAGCTCATGCATTTGCTCTATTTGTGGGAGTGTCCATGGCAGCCAACATCTCAGGTGGCCATTTGAACCCAGCTGTCACCCTCGGATTGGCCATCGGAGGCAACATCACCATCATTACTGGACTCTTCTACTGGATTGCTCAGTGTCTTGGCTCCACTGTTGCTTGCTTCCTCCTTAAATTTGTTACTGCTGGCAAG GCCATCCCAACCCACGGAGTCGGAGCCGGCTTGGGTGCAGCCGAAGGCGTAGTGTTCGAGATCGTTATCACCTTTGCCCTTGTCTACACCGTTTACGCCACAGCCGCGGATCCCAAAAAGGGCTCACTAGGCACCATTGCACCCATTGCCATTGGTTTCATCGTTGGTGCCAACATTTTGGCTGCTGGCCCATTCAGCGGTGGCTCAATGAACCCGGCCCGATCATTCGGCCCTGCTGTGGCCAGTTTTGATTTCTCTGGACACTGGATCTACTGGGTTGGCCCACTCATTGGTGGAGGCTTAGCTGGGCTTGTCTACGGAGATGTCTTCATTGGATCGTATGCTCCCATTGCTGAAGATTATGCTTAA